A genome region from Eschrichtius robustus isolate mEscRob2 chromosome 4, mEscRob2.pri, whole genome shotgun sequence includes the following:
- the SPRY1 gene encoding protein sprouty homolog 1, whose product MDPQNQHGSGSSLVVTQQPALDNRQRLDYEREIQPAAILSLDQIKAIRGSNEYTEGPSVVKRPALRTAPRQEKHERTHEIIPINVNNHYEHRPTSHLGHAGLSHSTRGPILSRSTSTGSAASSGSNSSASSEQGLLGRSPPARPVSAHRSERAVRTQPKQLIVDDLKGSLKEDLTQHKFICEQCGKCKCGECTAPRTLPSCLACNRQCLCSAESMVEYGTCMCLVKGIFYHCSNDDEGDSYSDNPCSCSQSHCCSRYLCMGAMSLFLPCLLCYPPAKGCLKLCRGCYDWIHRPGCRCKNSNTVYCKLESCPSRGQGKPS is encoded by the coding sequence ATGGATCCCCAAAATCAACATGGCAGTGGCAGTTCTTTAGTTGTGACCCAGCAGCCTGCTTTGGACAACCGTCAGAGATTAGACTATGAGAGAGAGATTCAGCCTGCTGCTATTTTGTCCTTAGACCAGATCAAGGCCATCAGAGGCAGCAATGAGTACACAGAAGGGCCATCAGTGGTGAAAAGACCTGCTCTTCGAACAGCACCAAGACAAGAAAAGCATGAAAGGACTCATGAAATCATACCAATTAATGTGAATAATCACTATGAGCATAGACCTACCAGCCACCTGGGACACGCAGGACTCTCACATAGTACCAGAGGCCCCATACTGAGCAGGTCAACCAGCACTGGGAGTGCAGCCAGTTCTGGGAGCAACAGCAGTGCCTCTTCTGAGCAGGGGCTGTTGGGAAGGTCCCCACCAGCCAGACCAGTGTCTGCTCACAGGTCTGAAAGGGCAGTCCGGACCCAGCCCAAGCAGCTGATTGTGGATGACTTAAAGGGTTCCTTGAAAGAGGACCTGACACAGCACAAGTTCATTTGTGAACAGTGTGGGAAGTGCAAGTGCGGAGAATGCACAGCTCCCAGGACCCTGCCGTCCTGTCTGGCCTGTAACCGGCAGTGCCTTTGCTCTGCTGAGAGCATGGTGGAGTATGGAACCTGCATGTGcttggtcaagggcatcttctacCACTGCTCCAATGACGACGAAGGGGATTCTTACTCGGATAATCCTTGCTCCTGTTCACAGTCACACTGCTGCTCTAGGTACCTGTGTATGGGAGCCATGTctctgtttttaccttgcttACTCTGTTACCCTCCTGCTAAGGGATGCCTGAAGCTGTGCAGGGGGTGTTATGACTGGATCCATCGCCCAGGGTGCAGATGTAAGAACTCCAACACGGTCTATTGTAAGCTGGAGAGCTGCCCCTCCCGGGGTCAGGGTAAACCATCATGA